A window from Bufo bufo chromosome 1, aBufBuf1.1, whole genome shotgun sequence encodes these proteins:
- the LOC121002326 gene encoding basic proline-rich protein-like — MSRPGSGLHTSRPTCPGARPHTHPPDLLQASPSCAPHTTSLPSCHTQPLLHLTPEYTACVDQHSPPPLTNISRLPHRAYPGGLRLPAVPSSPGGLRLPAVPSSPGGLRLPAVPSSPGGLRLPAVPSSPGGLRLPAVPSSPGGLRLPAVPSSPGGLRLPAVPSSPGGLRLPAVPSSPGGLRLPAVPSSPGGLRLPAVPSSPGGLRLPAVPSSPGGLRLPAVPSSPGGLRLPAVPSSPGGLRLPAVPSSPGGLRLPAVPSSPGGLRLPAVPSSPGGLRLPAVPSSPGGLRLPAVPSSPGGLRLPAVPSSPGGLRLPAVPSSPGGLRLPAVPSSPGGLRLPAVPSSPGGLRLPAVPSSPGGLRLPAVPSSPGGLRLPAVPSSPGGLRLPAVPSSPGGLRLPAVPSSPGGLRLPAVPSSPGGLRLPAVPSSPGGLRLPAVPSSPGGLRLPAVPSSPGGLRRPHLPWRSAPSPPPLAVCAVPTSPGGLRRPHLPWRSAPSPPPLAVCAFPPSPPPLAVCAFPPTPPPLLPNMLSKATLSLTASYMDGPSFQ; from the coding sequence ATGTCCAGACCTGGCAGCGGCCTGCACACCTCTCGTCCGACCTGCCCTGGGGCCAGGCCTCACACACATCCTCCAGATCTCCTGCAGGCCTCACCCAGCTGTGCCCCACACACTACCAGCCTGCCCTCCTGTCACACACAACCTCTGCTCCACCTCACTCCTGAATACACAGCCTGTGTGGAccagcactcccccccccccctcacaaacATCTCAAGACTGCCACACAGAGCCTACCCTGGCGGTCTGCGCCTTCCCGCCGTCCCCTCCTCCCCTGGCGGTCTGCGCCTTCCCGCCGTCCCCTCCTCCCCTGGCGGTCTGCGCCTTCCCGCCGTCCCCTCCTCCCCTGGCGGTCTGCGCCTTCCCGCCGTCCCCTCCTCCCCTGGCGGTCTGCGCCTTCCCGCCGTCCCCTCCTCCCCTGGCGGTCTGCGCCTTCCCGCCGTCCCCTCCTCCCCTGGCGGTCTGCGCCTTCCCGCCGTCCCCTCCTCCCCTGGCGGTCTGCGCCTTCCCGCCGTCCCCTCCTCCCCTGGCGGTCTGCGCCTTCCCGCCGTCCCCTCCTCCCCTGGCGGTCTGCGCCTTCCCGCCGTCCCCTCCTCCCCTGGCGGTCTGCGCCTTCCCGCCGTCCCCTCCTCCCCTGGCGGTCTGCGCCTTCCCGCCGTCCCCTCCTCCCCTGGCGGTCTGCGCCTTCCCGCCGTCCCCTCCTCCCCTGGCGGTCTGCGCCTTCCCGCCGTCCCCTCCTCCCCTGGCGGTCTGCGCCTTCCCGCCGTCCCCTCCTCCCCTGGCGGTCTGCGCCTTCCCGCCGTCCCCTCCTCCCCTGGCGGTCTGCGCCTTCCCGCCGTCCCCTCCTCCCCTGGCGGTCTGCGCCTTCCCGCCGTCCCCTCCTCCCCTGGCGGTCTGCGCCTTCCCGCCGTCCCCTCCTCCCCTGGCGGTCTGCGCCTTCCCGCCGTCCCCTCCTCCCCTGGCGGTCTGCGCCTTCCCGCCGTCCCCTCCTCCCCTGGCGGTCTGCGCCTTCCCGCCGTCCCCTCCTCCCCTGGCGGTCTGCGCCTTCCCGCCGTCCCCTCCTCCCCTGGCGGTCTGCGCCTTCCCGCCGTCCCCTCCTCCCCTGGCGGTCTGCGCCTTCCCGCCGTCCCCTCCTCCCCTGGCGGTCTGCGCCTTCCCGCCGTCCCCTCCTCCCCTGGCGGTCTGCGCCTTCCCGCCGTCCCCTCCTCCCCTGGCGGTCTGCGCCTTCCCGCCGTCCCCTCCTCCCCTGGCGGTCTGCGCCTTCCCGCCGTCCCCTCCTCCCCTGGCGGTCTGCGCCTTCCCGCCGTCCCCTCCTCCCCTGGCGGTCTGCGCCTTCCCGCCGTCCCCTCCTCCCCTGGCGGTCTGCGCCGTCCCCACCTCCCCTGGCGGTCTGCGCCGTCCCCACCTCCCCTGGCGGTCTGCGCCGTCCCCACCTCCCCTGGCGGTCTGCGCCGTCCCCACCTCCCCTGGCGGTCTGCGCCGTCCCCTCCTCCCCTGGCGGTCTGCGCCTTCCCGCCGTCCCCTCCTCCCCTGGCGGTCTGCGCCTTCCCGCCGactccccctccccttctcccAAACATGCTCTCCAAAGCAACTCTATCACTCACAGCCTCCTACATGGATGGCCCCAGCTTTCAATGA